Part of the Candidatus Zixiibacteriota bacterium genome, TGACTGGAAATTCGACATTTTCTTAAGCAATTCCTTCGGCTTCGGCGGGCATAATGTCAGCATTATCGGGCGGAGATTCAACGGTCAGCTGTAATCGTGGGAGTAATTGAGTTTTTTAGGAAATTGACCGGAAGTCCGGAGGGGGCAAATGATGAAAAACTGGTCGGAGGGGTGTATCAGAAGTTCGGTTATCTGTTCCAGAATCGTGCCCTTCTGATACAGGCATTGTCGCATCGTTCACATTCCCGCAATCTCAGCAATGCTGTTGAATCCAACGAGCGTCTGGAATTCCTGGGCGATTCTATTCTGGGTATGATTGTCTCCGAATATCTCTATATGAATTTCCCCGACTTCGATGAAGGAGATTTGACCAAAACCAAGTCACTTCTGGTGAATGAAGCCGCCCTTTCGATGATAGGCCGGGAAGCCGGGCTGCAGGATTTGATTCTGTTATCGCCCGAGGAGGAGAAATCGGGTGGGCGAATGCGCAGCTCCATAATATCGGATGCGGTGGAAAGTGTTATCGGAGCGGTCTATCTTGACGGCGGCCTCAATGCCGCCCGTATGGTGGTCCAAAAGATGATTATTTCCCGCATGGACCAGATAGTCGCCGACAGCAACCACCGCAACTACAAGGGAGAGCTGCTGGAATATCTGCAGGCTCGAGGCGAGGCGGTTCCTTTCTATGAAGTCATCTCGGAGTCGGGTCCCGACCATGATAAAATCTTCAAAATTGCGGTTCATACCTGCGGCAAAGTTACCGGCACCGGCGAAGGGCAGTCAAAAAAAGAG contains:
- the rnc gene encoding ribonuclease III, which produces MTGSPEGANDEKLVGGVYQKFGYLFQNRALLIQALSHRSHSRNLSNAVESNERLEFLGDSILGMIVSEYLYMNFPDFDEGDLTKTKSLLVNEAALSMIGREAGLQDLILLSPEEEKSGGRMRSSIISDAVESVIGAVYLDGGLNAARMVVQKMIISRMDQIVADSNHRNYKGELLEYLQARGEAVPFYEVISESGPDHDKIFKIAVHTCGKVTGTGEGQSKKE